In one window of Erwinia tasmaniensis Et1/99 DNA:
- the tagH gene encoding type VI secretion system-associated FHA domain protein TagH encodes MRFTIITSKPGQQPPQSSCDFLPPGGTIGRGADNNLVLPDDDRTISRLQAIVHISATGECHITNRGNVTRVHLNDIPLERGRQVELQDGDIIGIDDYRLQVSELSAAALPLSQPVSAPAVTRPQPVAAPVAPAAAAAPAAIPSEIWDSLAQEFSISDNLSSRSKAKPPGQDNPLTAPAAAERNPADPLAQLKQNSDPLNLDRRDRTPDSLFNQDPLFKQDSIFDDSTPSTLFQPPGAKSSVTHDARGDEQDPLALFGAGAAAQVDRDDPLGLMMGSAVPLTPPEDKPQPGSQPPVSTPAPEPVPPAGGKKASSEQEDLPQPDSDFSLFGDDKTPQSGEASSPLFDVPPAAAAQPTASSSSADYGGITLPTPQARARSSTPPPKGRLSIDPVANSAAHSSDGGGEMLDGDLMAALIGGMGLQDLQPTPRFDQHAMQELGQMLSMFSQGTVALLSSRSILKRGVKAEMTVILDEANNPFKLLPSGKSVLMQMFGSRMPGFMPPKQSVRDALVDLQAHQLGMIAGIRALIASMLQSFNPQQLEEEARQQGVTSRLSLPGSRKAALWDHFSKRYSETAGEIEDDFHTLFGEAFLHAYDMEVNQYKDSQIRSEE; translated from the coding sequence ATGCGATTTACGATTATAACGAGCAAACCGGGCCAGCAGCCGCCGCAGAGCAGCTGCGACTTTCTGCCGCCCGGCGGCACTATTGGCCGTGGAGCCGATAACAACCTGGTGCTGCCGGATGACGACCGCACCATTTCACGCCTTCAGGCTATCGTACATATCAGCGCGACGGGCGAGTGCCACATCACCAATCGTGGCAACGTGACGCGCGTCCACCTGAATGATATTCCGCTGGAGCGCGGTCGCCAGGTCGAGCTCCAGGATGGCGATATCATCGGTATTGATGACTATCGCCTACAGGTCAGCGAACTGAGCGCCGCCGCGCTGCCGCTCAGTCAGCCGGTGTCCGCGCCCGCAGTGACGCGCCCGCAGCCGGTCGCCGCGCCGGTCGCTCCGGCGGCAGCTGCTGCACCCGCAGCGATCCCCAGCGAGATCTGGGACAGCCTGGCGCAGGAGTTCTCGATTTCCGATAACCTCTCCAGCCGCAGCAAAGCCAAACCGCCAGGCCAGGATAACCCGCTGACCGCTCCGGCCGCCGCCGAGCGCAACCCTGCCGATCCGCTGGCACAGCTGAAGCAGAACAGCGATCCGTTAAACCTCGATCGCCGCGATCGAACTCCCGACAGCCTGTTTAATCAGGATCCGCTGTTTAAACAGGACAGTATTTTTGATGACAGTACCCCCAGCACGCTGTTCCAGCCGCCGGGAGCCAAAAGCAGCGTCACGCATGACGCACGAGGGGATGAGCAGGATCCGCTGGCGCTGTTCGGCGCAGGCGCGGCGGCACAGGTCGATCGTGACGATCCGCTTGGCCTGATGATGGGCAGCGCGGTGCCGTTGACGCCGCCAGAGGATAAGCCGCAGCCGGGATCGCAGCCGCCGGTTAGCACGCCAGCGCCAGAACCCGTGCCGCCTGCCGGCGGGAAAAAAGCCTCCTCCGAACAGGAAGATCTGCCGCAGCCGGACAGTGATTTCAGCCTGTTTGGCGACGACAAAACGCCGCAGTCCGGTGAAGCCAGCTCGCCGCTGTTTGACGTGCCGCCAGCGGCTGCGGCCCAGCCCACGGCGTCCTCCTCCAGCGCTGACTACGGCGGTATTACCCTGCCGACCCCGCAGGCGCGTGCGCGCAGCAGCACTCCGCCACCGAAAGGGCGGCTCAGTATCGATCCGGTGGCGAACAGCGCCGCGCACAGCAGCGACGGCGGTGGTGAAATGCTGGACGGCGATCTGATGGCGGCGCTGATCGGCGGGATGGGGCTACAGGATCTGCAACCTACCCCGCGCTTCGATCAGCATGCGATGCAGGAGCTGGGGCAGATGCTCAGCATGTTCTCACAGGGCACCGTAGCGCTGCTCTCTTCACGATCGATCCTCAAGCGCGGCGTCAAAGCGGAAATGACGGTGATCCTCGACGAGGCCAACAACCCGTTCAAGCTGCTGCCGTCCGGCAAATCGGTGCTGATGCAGATGTTTGGCAGCCGCATGCCGGGCTTTATGCCGCCCAAGCAGTCGGTGCGCGATGCGCTGGTCGATTTACAGGCGCACCAGCTGGGGATGATCGCCGGTATCCGGGCGCTGATCGCCTCGATGCTGCAATCGTTTAACCCGCAGCAGCTGGAGGAGGAGGCGCGTCAGCAGGGCGTCACCTCGCGTCTGTCGCTGCCGGGCAGCCGCAAGGCGGCATTGTGGGACCACTTCAGCAAACGCTATAGCGAGACTGCCGGTGAGATTGAAGATGACTTCCATACGCTGTTCGGCGAAGCCTTCCTGCACGCCTACGATATGGAAGTCAACCAGTACAAAGACTCACAGATCAGATCGGAAGAATGA
- a CDS encoding PP2C family protein-serine/threonine phosphatase, translating to MNITLASMSNQGARASNQDQVGDIVGDRSACFVVCDGVAGLPGGDIAASVARDTLLQRFDGQQHLNAQLIRQYVNDANSAIRQRQKADPPHHRMGTTLVSLFIDRDYQLAYWAHAGDSRLYLFRRGYLYHVTTDHSLVQQMKDAGHQTDGINGNLLYFALGMGDEDRDASYSDVVPIEDGDAFLLCTDGFWHGVSQHHMQQALHMVNTPQEWLTLMQQMIKKNDEQSNDKQDNYSAVAVWIGEPQDTTLLHSLSEAAQFIALRD from the coding sequence ATGAATATCACCTTAGCCTCAATGTCCAATCAGGGAGCGCGCGCCAGTAATCAGGATCAGGTCGGTGATATTGTCGGCGACCGCTCGGCCTGCTTTGTGGTGTGTGATGGCGTGGCGGGCCTGCCCGGCGGCGATATTGCCGCCAGCGTGGCGCGCGACACCCTGTTACAGCGTTTTGACGGTCAGCAGCACCTTAACGCCCAGCTGATCCGCCAGTATGTTAATGATGCCAACAGCGCCATCCGTCAACGGCAGAAAGCCGATCCGCCCCATCATCGTATGGGCACCACGCTGGTCAGCCTGTTTATTGACCGCGATTACCAGCTGGCCTACTGGGCGCATGCCGGTGACAGCCGCCTTTATTTATTCCGGCGCGGCTATCTCTATCATGTCACCACCGACCATAGCCTGGTGCAGCAGATGAAGGATGCCGGGCACCAGACCGACGGCATCAACGGCAACCTGCTCTATTTTGCCCTCGGCATGGGCGATGAAGACCGGGATGCCAGCTACAGCGACGTGGTGCCGATAGAAGATGGCGATGCGTTTCTGCTGTGTACCGATGGCTTCTGGCACGGCGTGTCGCAGCACCATATGCAGCAGGCGCTGCATATGGTCAACACGCCGCAGGAATGGCTGACGTTAATGCAGCAGATGATTAAAAAGAATGATGAACAGTCCAACGACAAGCAGGACAACTACAGTGCGGTTGCCGTCTGGATCGGTGAGCCACAGGACACCACGCTGCTGCATTCCCTGTCGGAAGCGGCACAATTTATTGCTCTGCGCGATTAA
- a CDS encoding type VI secretion system accessory protein TagJ has protein sequence MHSLHHLMDGQSLAETLASLESQIKRQPADADLRASFVQLLCLAGNWSRAQTQLKSWLALKPQAQPTVTLLEQAINGERQRAAVFAGEAAPRMPGAAWGWAEQLLAALAADAAGDTARAQQLRAAALDEAQLNPGQLTHQNQQHAFDWLTDGDGRLGPICELIANGQYSWLPFSAISEMRFQAPVSVTDLVWRHTLVRLVDGSEQVCQIPVRYPFGEQADDRYRLATLTEWQPLAGDDPQFSGHGQKCWFSADAEFPLLGMETLAFSEAEPGL, from the coding sequence ATGCACTCTCTACACCATCTGATGGACGGCCAGTCGCTGGCCGAAACCCTGGCGAGCCTCGAAAGCCAGATTAAACGCCAGCCCGCCGATGCCGATCTGCGCGCCAGCTTTGTCCAGCTGCTGTGCCTGGCGGGCAACTGGAGCCGGGCGCAGACCCAGCTGAAAAGCTGGCTTGCGCTGAAGCCGCAGGCACAGCCCACGGTGACGCTGCTGGAGCAGGCAATTAACGGCGAACGCCAGCGCGCGGCGGTATTCGCCGGTGAAGCCGCGCCACGGATGCCGGGAGCGGCCTGGGGTTGGGCAGAGCAACTGCTTGCAGCGCTGGCGGCCGATGCCGCAGGCGACACTGCCCGGGCGCAGCAGTTGCGCGCCGCCGCCTTAGACGAGGCGCAGCTCAATCCCGGCCAGCTTACGCACCAGAACCAGCAGCACGCCTTTGACTGGCTGACCGACGGTGACGGGCGGCTCGGCCCGATCTGTGAACTGATTGCCAACGGACAGTACAGCTGGCTGCCGTTCAGCGCCATCAGCGAAATGCGCTTTCAGGCACCGGTCAGCGTCACCGACTTGGTATGGCGGCATACGCTGGTCAGGCTGGTGGATGGCAGCGAGCAGGTGTGCCAGATCCCGGTACGCTATCCGTTCGGCGAACAGGCCGACGACCGCTACCGCCTGGCCACGCTCACCGAATGGCAGCCGCTGGCGGGCGACGACCCGCAGTTCAGCGGCCACGGTCAGAAATGCTGGTTCAGCGCCGATGCCGAATTCCCGCTGCTGGGCATGGAGACGCTGGCGTTTAGCGAAGCAGAGCCAGGCTTATGA
- the tssE gene encoding type VI secretion system baseplate subunit TssE, protein MSQHSDEGHKLLHGGYRQRRQQEGLNVRDKMQPSLLDRLTDHAPDNPREAANSTLISHSALRRNVLRDLQWLFNTINNEAQQDLSPFPHVQRSTVNFGIAPLAGQRMSDIEWQDIQRKLSAAILNFEPRILPAGLQVRCVSDIGSLDLHNVLSIEIKGRLWCVPYPLEFLFRTDVDLENGHFALRDIG, encoded by the coding sequence ATGAGCCAGCACAGCGACGAGGGGCACAAGCTGCTGCACGGCGGTTACCGCCAGCGCCGCCAGCAGGAAGGGCTGAACGTGCGCGACAAAATGCAGCCATCGCTGCTCGACCGCTTAACCGACCACGCGCCGGACAACCCGCGTGAAGCGGCGAACAGCACCCTGATCTCGCACAGCGCGCTGCGGCGCAACGTGCTGCGCGATCTGCAATGGCTGTTTAATACCATTAACAATGAAGCGCAGCAGGATTTGTCGCCGTTCCCGCACGTGCAGCGCTCGACGGTGAACTTCGGCATTGCTCCGCTGGCGGGACAGCGCATGTCGGATATTGAATGGCAGGATATCCAGCGCAAGTTGAGCGCGGCGATCCTCAACTTTGAACCGCGCATTCTGCCCGCCGGGTTACAGGTGCGCTGCGTGTCCGACATCGGCTCGCTCGACCTGCACAACGTGCTGTCGATTGAGATCAAGGGCCGCCTGTGGTGCGTGCCGTACCCGCTGGAGTTCCTGTTTCGTACCGATGTGGATCTGGAAAACGGCCACTTTGCTCTGCGCGATATCGGTTAA
- the tssF gene encoding type VI secretion system baseplate subunit TssF encodes MDSKQLDYYNRELAYLREMGAEFAGRYPKVAGRLGIRGDEVADPYVERLMEGFAFLTSRVQLKMDAEFPRFSQRLLEMIAPNYLSPTPSMAIAELQPDSRKGDISNGFLVPRGTMMDSQALKQNGVTCSYTTAHDVMLQPVRIKSVELGGIPADVPLGELGLSQRGAVSALRIRIACDESVTLSHLSFDSLMFFLSGPDMQALQLLELVMQHYVGGYCQSLGSSPQRTPLGDDALRQEGFAADQALLPNDLRNFDGYRLLQEYFAFPARFQFISIGQLRPLLQACDPQAREFDIVLLLDSANPGLERVIDHSHLALHCTPVINLFPKVAQRQKLSDSVHEYHLVVDNIRPLDYEIYSVQKLYASGERQREEQQFRPFWSTFSDDGGNYGAYFSLRREQRTLSERAQRFGTRTGYVGSEVFLSLVDEHNSPWHEDLRYLTAEVMCTSRDLPLLLLQQQGQFVMPDSIPVRQLTLRKGPTPPRPALAEGKIAWRLVSHLQMNYLSLMDGDDGQGAAALRQMLGLYANLAEAAAARQIDGIRHCQLKPVFRRVPEPGPIVFARGIGIELEVDEQAFSGSSPWLLGSVLERVFSRLVAINTFTEMTLTSQQRGDVGYWAPRMGKRTLI; translated from the coding sequence ATGGACAGTAAGCAGCTCGACTATTACAACCGTGAGCTGGCGTATCTGCGCGAAATGGGCGCGGAGTTTGCCGGGCGCTATCCGAAGGTGGCTGGCCGACTCGGCATACGTGGCGACGAGGTCGCCGATCCCTACGTTGAGCGGCTGATGGAGGGCTTTGCCTTTCTTACCTCCCGCGTGCAGCTGAAAATGGACGCCGAGTTTCCGCGTTTCTCCCAGCGCCTGCTGGAGATGATTGCGCCGAACTACCTGTCGCCAACGCCGTCGATGGCGATTGCCGAACTGCAGCCGGACAGCCGTAAAGGGGATATCAGCAACGGTTTTCTGGTGCCGCGCGGCACCATGATGGACAGCCAGGCGTTGAAGCAGAATGGCGTCACCTGTAGCTACACCACCGCCCATGACGTGATGCTGCAACCGGTGCGCATCAAAAGCGTCGAGCTGGGCGGCATTCCGGCCGACGTGCCGCTCGGCGAGCTGGGGCTAAGCCAGCGCGGCGCGGTCAGCGCCTTGCGTATTCGTATTGCCTGTGATGAGAGCGTCACGCTTTCCCATCTCAGCTTTGACAGCCTGATGTTCTTTCTTAGCGGGCCGGATATGCAGGCGCTGCAACTGCTGGAGCTGGTGATGCAGCACTACGTGGGCGGCTATTGCCAGAGCCTGGGCAGCAGCCCGCAGCGCACGCCGCTGGGTGATGATGCGCTACGGCAGGAGGGGTTTGCGGCAGATCAGGCGCTGCTGCCAAACGATCTGCGCAACTTCGATGGTTATCGTCTGTTGCAGGAGTATTTCGCCTTCCCGGCGCGCTTCCAGTTTATCAGCATCGGCCAGCTGCGCCCGCTGCTCCAGGCCTGTGACCCGCAGGCGCGCGAATTCGATATCGTGCTGCTGCTGGACAGCGCCAACCCAGGCCTGGAGCGGGTGATTGACCACAGCCATCTGGCGCTGCACTGCACCCCGGTGATTAACCTGTTTCCAAAGGTGGCGCAGCGGCAAAAGCTCAGCGACAGCGTGCACGAATACCACCTGGTGGTGGATAACATCCGTCCGCTGGACTACGAAATTTACTCGGTGCAGAAGCTGTACGCCAGCGGCGAGCGCCAGCGCGAGGAGCAGCAGTTTCGCCCATTCTGGAGCACCTTCAGCGATGACGGCGGCAACTACGGGGCCTATTTCTCGCTGCGGCGCGAACAGCGCACCCTGTCCGAGCGTGCGCAGCGCTTTGGTACGCGCACAGGTTATGTGGGTTCGGAAGTGTTTCTTTCGCTGGTGGATGAGCACAACTCGCCGTGGCATGAAGATTTGCGCTATCTCACCGCCGAGGTGATGTGCACCAGCCGCGACCTGCCGTTACTGCTGCTGCAACAGCAGGGGCAGTTTGTGATGCCTGATTCGATCCCGGTGCGCCAGCTGACGCTGCGTAAAGGGCCAACCCCGCCGCGCCCGGCGCTGGCGGAGGGGAAAATCGCCTGGCGGCTGGTCAGTCACCTGCAAATGAACTATCTCAGCCTGATGGACGGCGACGACGGCCAGGGCGCGGCGGCGCTGCGCCAGATGCTCGGGCTGTATGCCAACCTCGCTGAAGCCGCCGCGGCGCGCCAGATCGACGGCATTCGCCACTGCCAGCTCAAGCCGGTGTTCCGGCGCGTGCCGGAGCCAGGCCCGATAGTCTTTGCCCGTGGCATCGGCATTGAGCTGGAGGTGGACGAGCAGGCGTTTTCTGGCAGCAGCCCGTGGCTACTCGGCAGCGTGCTGGAGCGGGTGTTCTCACGTCTGGTGGCGATCAACACCTTTACCGAAATGACGCTCACCAGCCAGCAGCGCGGGGATGTCGGCTACTGGGCGCCACGCATGGGCAAAAGGACACTGATATGA
- the tssG gene encoding type VI secretion system baseplate subunit TssG, translating to MTQQPAAQAEKIHRLHRLPPDFWAALCATPWRYDLFQLLRRLDAQGGQRYPLGRAPLPRHEPLRIGQRPSLAFAPAAIASVTPRDGSALHDVSIYSFGLFGPNGPLPVHLTEYARERSDHHQDNSLSAFTDLFHHRLTLLFYRAWADAQPTVALDRAEKRQFERWLASLIGMGQPGQLRQGSLSPHSRLALAGHLTRQARDAEGLQKILSHYFQVPVRLVENVPHWQPVDRRDRASLGAGRHKPRLGVSAFLGVAVRDVQHKFRLELGPLSMDSYRRFLPGEPWAQQLRDWVRQYLGIEFLWEVRLILDAAEVQGVTLGGASRLGYSSWLGRPAIPQHRSDLTFSPEPQESV from the coding sequence ATGACGCAGCAGCCCGCCGCGCAGGCGGAGAAGATCCACCGCCTGCATCGTCTGCCGCCGGACTTCTGGGCGGCGCTGTGCGCCACGCCGTGGCGCTACGATTTGTTCCAGCTGCTGCGGCGGCTGGATGCGCAGGGCGGCCAGCGCTATCCGCTGGGGCGTGCGCCGCTGCCGCGCCACGAGCCGCTGCGCATCGGACAGCGGCCGTCACTGGCCTTTGCCCCGGCGGCCATCGCCAGCGTCACGCCGCGTGACGGCAGCGCGCTGCACGATGTGTCGATCTACAGCTTTGGCCTGTTTGGCCCCAACGGCCCGCTGCCCGTCCATCTCACGGAATATGCGCGTGAGCGCAGCGACCACCATCAGGACAACAGCCTCAGTGCCTTTACCGATCTGTTCCACCATCGCCTGACGCTGCTGTTTTACCGCGCCTGGGCCGATGCGCAGCCCACGGTGGCGCTGGACAGGGCGGAAAAACGTCAGTTTGAGCGCTGGCTCGCCAGCCTGATCGGCATGGGGCAGCCGGGGCAGCTCAGGCAGGGCAGCCTTAGCCCGCATTCACGCCTGGCGCTGGCCGGGCATCTGACCCGACAGGCGCGCGATGCCGAGGGGCTGCAAAAAATTCTCAGCCACTACTTTCAGGTGCCGGTGCGGCTGGTGGAAAACGTTCCCCACTGGCAGCCGGTCGATCGCCGCGACCGCGCCAGCCTGGGGGCCGGGCGGCACAAGCCGCGACTCGGCGTGTCGGCGTTTCTCGGCGTGGCGGTGCGCGACGTGCAGCACAAGTTTCGTCTGGAGCTGGGGCCGCTATCGATGGACAGCTACCGGCGCTTTCTGCCCGGCGAACCCTGGGCGCAGCAGCTGCGCGACTGGGTGCGTCAGTACCTGGGCATTGAGTTTCTCTGGGAGGTGCGGCTTATTCTTGATGCCGCCGAGGTGCAGGGCGTCACCCTCGGCGGCGCATCGCGGCTGGGATACAGCAGCTGGCTGGGACGGCCGGCTATCCCACAGCACCGCAGCGATCTCACCTTTAGCCCGGAGCCACAGGAAAGTGTTTAG
- a CDS encoding DUF4225 domain-containing protein, with product MFTSVRKSEFEIVVDQLRQMSYSLSQTWLPQGVTRYLFQKEINDLIRYVSNEVDINCLSVQGGYEIIKKEMDRLRLQEFDIISGKVKQYLAIEKSVRDKKANLFLKQIGFVSGGSQVFAGFGVCAASLGVACATYGTPLIVHGMNNTYESGYYLLYRTEKQGYTRQAYREVAKKLGYSNNKADLAYASIDIALSGYGMARKLPKQGSWRLFNHINSDFFSGLARDGKSPYGCGVNRRCLYSI from the coding sequence ATGTTTACAAGTGTCAGAAAATCTGAATTTGAAATTGTAGTAGATCAATTACGCCAGATGAGTTATTCACTTTCGCAAACCTGGCTTCCTCAAGGTGTAACGCGTTACCTTTTTCAGAAAGAGATTAATGATCTTATTCGTTACGTAAGCAATGAAGTGGATATTAACTGCCTGTCTGTACAGGGTGGCTATGAAATCATCAAAAAAGAGATGGATCGGTTAAGGCTTCAGGAGTTTGATATTATTTCTGGGAAAGTAAAACAATACTTAGCGATAGAAAAATCAGTTCGGGATAAAAAAGCCAATCTTTTTCTGAAACAGATAGGTTTTGTCAGCGGTGGTAGTCAGGTGTTTGCTGGTTTCGGTGTTTGTGCTGCATCCTTAGGGGTTGCATGTGCGACATACGGTACACCTCTGATTGTACATGGGATGAACAACACCTATGAAAGTGGTTATTACCTTCTGTACCGGACGGAAAAGCAAGGTTATACGCGTCAGGCCTATCGAGAAGTGGCGAAAAAGCTGGGATACAGTAATAACAAGGCGGACTTGGCCTATGCAAGCATTGATATTGCTTTGTCCGGCTATGGCATGGCGCGTAAGTTACCAAAGCAAGGCTCCTGGCGCTTGTTTAATCATATCAACTCTGATTTTTTTTCGGGGTTGGCAAGAGATGGGAAAAGTCCCTATGGCTGCGGAGTTAACAGGCGTTGCCTCTACAGCATATAG
- the tssH gene encoding type VI secretion system ATPase TssH: MSEISRAVLFGKLDTLLFTSLESATAFCKLRGNPYVELVHWLHQLMQHQGGDLQQLIRHFSLDEEALTRDIVAALDRLPRGASAVSDLSEHIDSAVERAWVYGSLKFGVQQIRGGHLLIGLLKTFNLANLLKSISPQFSRVSVDVLLEQFERVFGDSKEAQQVSIAPQTASGEVPQQQGTLAQYAQDLTARARDGKIDPVAGRDPEIRQMVDILMRRRQNNPLLTGEAGVGKTAVVEGLALRIAAGEVPEPLQQVQLWLLDIGMLQAGAGMKGEFEARLQALINEVQSSPTPIVLFIDEIHTLVGAGGQQGTGDAANLLKPALARGQLRTIGATTWAEYKKYIEKDPALTRRFQTVQVHEPDEEKALLMLRSTVSPLEQHHRVLLLDEAVAAAVRLSHRYIPARQLPDKAVALLDTACARVAVSQSAQPPQLEDCLHRIHALEIERDIAGREAKVGIGEAGRVTQLEQQLAALAEQRGSLNERWQQERALVDEIIALRGQLSAEAAEDEASLHRDLAERQQQLHELQGEAPLLFSAVDANVVAAVVADWTGIPLGRMVKNEIDAVLKLADTLNQRVIGQRHGLDLIAKRVRTSRARLDDPNKPVGVFMLCGPSGVGKTETALALAETLYGGEQNIITINMSEFQEAHTVSTLKGAPPGYVGYGEGGVLTEAVRRRPYSVVLLDEIEKAHPDVHEIFFQVFDKGWMEDGEGRHIDFRNTIIILTSNVGTQLISAMCADPELIPQPDDLAAALRPPLLEVFPPALLGRLLVVPYYPLNDEVLANIVRLQLQRIQRRLEENHGIISEVDDSVISQIVQRCTEVESGGRMVDAILTNTLLPQMSQMLLSASARDEQYRRLRVTLHQGEFQCQFEA; encoded by the coding sequence ATGTCAGAAATCAGCCGCGCCGTACTGTTCGGCAAACTGGATACGCTGTTATTTACCTCTCTGGAGAGCGCCACCGCGTTTTGTAAACTGCGCGGCAACCCCTATGTGGAGCTGGTGCACTGGCTGCATCAGCTGATGCAGCATCAGGGCGGTGACCTACAGCAGCTTATCCGCCATTTTTCACTGGATGAAGAGGCGCTGACGCGGGATATCGTGGCGGCGCTCGACAGGCTGCCGCGCGGAGCCAGCGCGGTCTCTGACCTGTCCGAACATATCGACAGCGCGGTGGAACGCGCCTGGGTTTACGGCTCGCTGAAGTTCGGCGTACAGCAGATCCGCGGCGGCCACCTGCTGATCGGCCTGTTGAAAACCTTCAATCTCGCCAACCTGCTGAAAAGCATCTCGCCGCAGTTCAGCCGCGTCAGCGTTGACGTGCTGCTGGAGCAGTTTGAGCGGGTGTTTGGCGACAGCAAAGAAGCTCAGCAGGTCAGCATCGCGCCGCAGACCGCCAGCGGCGAGGTGCCGCAGCAGCAGGGAACCCTGGCGCAGTACGCCCAGGACCTGACGGCGCGCGCGCGCGATGGCAAGATCGATCCGGTGGCCGGGCGCGACCCGGAGATCCGCCAGATGGTGGATATTCTGATGCGCCGTCGCCAAAACAACCCGCTACTCACCGGGGAAGCCGGGGTAGGCAAAACGGCGGTGGTGGAAGGGCTGGCGCTGCGTATCGCCGCTGGCGAGGTGCCTGAACCGCTGCAACAGGTGCAGCTGTGGCTGCTGGATATCGGCATGCTGCAGGCCGGAGCCGGCATGAAGGGCGAATTTGAGGCGCGGCTTCAGGCGCTAATTAATGAAGTACAGTCCAGTCCAACGCCGATCGTCCTGTTTATCGACGAGATCCACACCCTGGTCGGCGCGGGCGGTCAGCAGGGCACAGGCGATGCCGCCAACCTGCTGAAACCGGCGCTGGCACGCGGTCAGCTGCGCACCATCGGTGCCACCACCTGGGCGGAGTACAAAAAGTACATTGAGAAAGACCCGGCGCTGACCCGCCGCTTCCAGACCGTGCAGGTGCACGAGCCGGACGAGGAGAAAGCGCTGCTGATGCTGCGCAGCACCGTCAGCCCGCTGGAACAGCACCATCGGGTGCTGCTGTTGGACGAGGCCGTTGCGGCGGCGGTCAGGCTCTCCCATCGCTATATTCCGGCGCGTCAGCTGCCGGATAAGGCGGTGGCGCTGCTGGACACCGCCTGTGCGCGCGTTGCCGTCAGCCAGAGCGCCCAGCCGCCGCAGCTGGAAGACTGCCTGCATCGTATTCACGCGCTGGAGATTGAGCGCGATATCGCCGGGCGCGAGGCGAAAGTCGGCATCGGCGAGGCCGGGCGTGTGACGCAGCTGGAACAGCAGCTGGCGGCGCTTGCTGAACAGCGCGGCAGTCTCAATGAGCGCTGGCAGCAGGAGCGCGCGCTGGTGGACGAGATTATCGCCCTGCGCGGGCAGCTAAGCGCAGAGGCGGCGGAAGACGAGGCGAGCCTGCATCGTGATCTTGCCGAACGCCAGCAGCAGCTGCATGAACTGCAGGGCGAAGCCCCGCTGCTGTTTTCGGCGGTGGATGCCAACGTGGTGGCGGCGGTGGTCGCCGACTGGACCGGCATTCCGCTGGGGCGCATGGTGAAAAACGAAATCGACGCGGTGCTTAAGCTGGCGGATACCCTTAACCAGCGGGTGATCGGCCAGCGCCACGGCCTTGACCTGATTGCCAAACGGGTACGCACCTCGCGCGCGCGTCTTGATGACCCCAACAAGCCGGTCGGGGTCTTTATGCTGTGCGGGCCATCCGGGGTGGGTAAAACCGAAACCGCGCTGGCGCTGGCGGAAACCCTGTACGGCGGCGAACAGAATATTATCACCATCAATATGAGCGAGTTCCAGGAGGCGCACACCGTTTCCACCCTGAAGGGCGCACCGCCGGGCTACGTGGGCTACGGCGAAGGCGGCGTTCTGACCGAAGCGGTGCGCCGCCGCCCGTACAGCGTTGTGCTGCTGGATGAAATTGAAAAGGCGCACCCGGACGTGCATGAGATCTTCTTCCAGGTGTTTGACAAGGGGTGGATGGAGGATGGCGAAGGGCGGCATATCGATTTCCGCAACACTATCATTATCCTCACTTCTAACGTCGGTACGCAGCTGATTAGCGCCATGTGTGCCGACCCGGAACTGATCCCGCAGCCGGACGATCTGGCCGCTGCGCTGCGCCCGCCGCTGCTGGAGGTGTTCCCTCCCGCCCTGCTGGGCCGCCTGCTGGTGGTGCCTTACTATCCGCTCAATGATGAGGTGCTGGCCAATATCGTGCGTCTGCAACTTCAGCGTATTCAGCGGCGGCTCGAGGAGAATCACGGTATCATCTCCGAAGTGGATGACAGCGTGATTAGCCAGATTGTTCAGCGCTGTACCGAAGTGGAGTCCGGCGGCCGTATGGTCGACGCCATTCTTACCAATACCCTGTTGCCGCAAATGAGCCAGATGCTGCTGTCTGCCAGCGCGCGCGACGAACAATACCGTCGCCTGCGCGTTACGTTACACCAGGGCGAATTCCAGTGTCAGTTTGAGGCGTAA